The following is a genomic window from Malus sylvestris chromosome 7, drMalSylv7.2, whole genome shotgun sequence.
ttttgtgataaactaatagataattgactaaataaacatcctgcaaagtttcaatacaaatttccaagtttttcttacaatttccgtggtttccatgtaatttttatcgatatcgatattatcccgatatttccatcgatatttccgtgttttcggactaccgatattttcttccttggccGTAACAGGCAGCAGAACCACCAGGTCCAAGTCATACAAGCCTAGCCACCAAATCAAGTAGAGCCGCCAGAACAAGCCGAGCCGTTAGATCTAAGTGCACGCATCAGTGCAGCCACTGGAACCAGGCGAGGAAGGTGATACCACCCTGTAAAAGAGTTGACGAAGGTGGATCCAACCCACATGCAGCCTAAATCCACCTCAAACCAAGAAAAGccaacaccaaaacaaaaaaaatcttgaAAGGGCATGGCCCAGATCAGGGTACAAGGCATAAATCCGAGGAATGCTACACACAAAATGGTGGGAGATAAGCACAGGAGGGGAGATGAGGTAGGTGAATGCCGGAAAGGAGAAGTCGGCATGATGTTGAGGGGAAGAAAGTCATGTATGGCGAGGGGGAGAAGGCTGGGATGGAGAAGAGGGGGAAGaagggggaagaagaagggagaaaAGGCTAGGAAGGAAGCTGCCATTGGCCCTCAGCCATAACCAGAGGCTAGCGGCGATGAAGGTAGCTGACTAGGGTTTTGTTGAGGGAGAGAGCTTTTAGAAAGAGAGATAATCTTGACCAAGTCCTTCAAATTTTGTTCTTAAGAGgccaaaaaatttaaatgtgtctagttcataaaaaaaatactttttgAAAAAGCACGTACTAAATGCTTCGATTAGAGTATTATGGAGATCATATGATGCAGGAGAGATATGGGTCAATTCTGAtgaaaaaaaagataaagaaaatataatGTCTCAAATTTTGGAAAAGAAGAATTAAGGTTTGGAAATATTGGATTTAATCGATATGGCGACAGAAAAGCCATCAAGAAATATTCGGGTGTTAGAATTGCACATATATATGTCGTTTTAAAGGGAATCGTGAGAAGAACGACTCATGGTTAGATCATAAGCTTGTTGTGTTTAAGGTCAAAAATGATAGTTTAGGCTTCAAAAAcagtgttttaaagtttgtaataaaaataaaaaatttcatttttccatCTGATTAATGTTTTGTATTTCTTAAGACCTCCTATAAACTTACCAAGATCAGATTAAATCTATTTAAGCCCTTTGGCTcctactaaaatcatcaatttcaaaattaattaaacgaCCTTTGGGTTTTCTCTTAAACTCTAATGGATTTAGAAAACTTTGTTCTTCAAGGTATACGTTTGTATCCCTTCTACGCATGTGTTGCGTTACCATATATTTGTATTACATTAATGTACCATATAATATGACAAATGATTGATACGACTAAAATTCAATACCAAAAACTCATTAATTAACATAGCATAAACATATTACttatcaaatcaaatattataccaatataaacataaatataaCATTCCGAgcattttccttaaaaaatatatttagaaGTAACCCCAAACAGCCCATAGTCAATGTATCAtcagatacacacacacacaacacacactaatggaacacaaaaattaaaaattaagaagtCCATGATAGCCAAATCAGCAAATAATAACAAAAGGGAACATCAGTTAAACCACAAATCGTACGTAAGCACATTCATGAACCCAAATCCCCAATCCcaccctataaataccactccCAACTCCCACacttttcctcactcctccccACTACTCCAGTTTAACCTACACAGACTTGGCCATCCTccgaagaagaagacgaagcaacaattcttcgattttttatccccaaaaatttcaaagaaTGCCTTCTTCCGATTCGCCCATGTCTCTAATCATTTCCAAATGCACCGTCTTCCCTGACCTGCCCTCCTCCCTCGACGACCTCCCCCTCTCCGTCTCCGACCTCCCCATGCTCTCCTGCCATTACATCCAGAAGGGCCTCCTCTTCCCCCTCCCTCCCTACCCCATCATCCCCTCCACCCTCATCCCCCTCCTCAAATCCTCCCTCTCCCAAACCCTCTCCCGCTTCCCCCCATTGGCTGGCAGACTAACCACCTATTCCACCGGCCACGTGTACATCACCTGCAACGATGCTGGCGCCGACTTCATCCACGCGTCCGCCCCCAGTCTCTCAATCCGAGATGTTTTGGGCCCTGCTGACGTCCCCGATTGCGTCAAGGAGTTGTTCGCCTTCGACAGGACCATCAGCTACACTGGCCACCACAACGCAATCCTGGCCGTCCAGGTAACCGAGCTCAACGACGCCGTTTTTATCGGATGCTCCGTCAACCACGCCGTCACCGACGGCACCTCCTTCTGgaatttcttcaacaccttcgcAGAGCTCTGCCGAGCATCTTCACTATCACCGAATGAGAATTATAACTATAAAAAATTGACAATCACGAGGCAGCCGGACTTCAGCCGGAACTCGGTTCTGATCTCGCCTGCAGTGCTACGATTCCCAGACGGCGGTCCGAAAGTCACATTCAACGTGGACGAGCCATTGCGCGAGAGAATTTTCTGCTTCAGCAGAGAAGCTATACAGAAGCTCAAGGCCCgaaccaacaacaaaaaatggTCTGAAAACGAAGACGTTTTGCTGAGCGCCGTCGAGATTCTTGGGAAGCAGAGTAACGACCCCTACCAAAACAACGATAACGGCGCGAGAGTGACGTCAATTATTGAAAACTGGTTCCAAACTTCGAACGCGAACTCCAAAACTACGGCGGAGATCTCGTCGTTTCAGTCGCTCTGCGCGCTGCTCTGGCGATCCGTGACGCGCGCAAGGAACCTGCCGTCGTCCCAAACGACGACGTTCAGAATGGCGGTGAACTGCCGTCACAGGCTGGAGCCAAAACTGGACGCATTCTACTTCGGGAACGCGATTCAGAGCATCCCGACGTACGCGACGGCGGGAGAGGTGCTGTCGCACGACACAAAGTGGTGCGCGGAGCAACTGAACAAGGGCGTGAAGGCGCACGATAACGATGGCGTGCGGGGCGTCATTGAGGATTGGGAACGGAACCCGCGGGTGTTCCCGCTTGGGAACTTCGACGGTGCGATGATGACGATGGGAAGCTCGCCGAGGTTCCCGATGTACGACAACGATTTCGGGTGGGGGCGGCCGATGGCGATTCGGAGCGGGCGGGCGAATAAGTTCGACGGGAAGATATCGGCTTTTCCGGGGAGGGAAGGAGGTGGCAGCGTTGACCTCGAGGTGGTTTTGGCGCCTGACGCAATGGCTGGTCTCGAAACAGATTCTGAGTTCATGCAATACGTGTCCAGCTGAGCCTGTAAAATGACGTTATATTTTGTTTAAAGCTtaaaaggaggaaaaaagaTAGGATGTGGGTGAATGTTGGGAGGATTAGTCGCATAGAAAAATTTCTTTAAGGGAGATTTTTCGGTGTGATCAGAGTATGGGATAATATATTACGCGTTAGTATTTAAATAGTagaatatatgtgttaaaaagttaataatttaaaaaataaaatttacactacttatataaaaacacgtaatTTATCACGCACGTTCtagtcacattgaaaaatttctcgttgATCAAAGAATGAAATTCGATCAGTAGTCTCCAATGACCGTTGGATTACTACGGGGCCCTGGGTGCTGATGTGGGATTGGGTTGAACGGGGGTGATTAATCTGGTCTGGTAGAACAAAAGGGAGGAATGTACTGCTGTCTATTTgtgaatttctttttatttgcaaTATAAGTATTTACTTATGTCATTTTAGATGTGTACTAATTTTCTTTACAATTTTTAACTCTTTTTTCCCTTCAAGACCTACATATATCCCAAAGTACGATAGTCAACTAGGATAAAGACGAGCATATTATTTCTGTGGCGTCAATCATTGATTTATACATTTTATAAacgtaacttttcttaattttgttgttaTAAACTTACTATGTGTCAATCAGTAAACCAGTTTATAGTCAAACCTTAGATGTAGTTTTGAGGCCAATGTTTGGGCCACATTGATGTTAAGTTTCTTCACCGAGTCCAGCGAGAATACGACGTCGCATCAACCTCGATGCTTTTAAAATTCTTTCATCATCTCAGGCTTTTTCAGCCTTCGTCTCAACTTCTCGACTGCCGGAAACTGGAGTTGGACCTCAGCAGCAACTCCATCTCGGCTGAATCAAACGCCTTCCCTGCCGCCGCGTCCCCAGATCCCGACCGTCCTGAACCTCAGACGATGAGCAGAACCCGGATTCTCAGAAACCCGATTGTATTCGTATTCGGGTTCGTGTCGATTTCTTGTTTCTTAATCCTCACAATCTCAATCCTGCGGCTTCCAGACATCCCGATCGGACCATACGCCGCCACAAAAACCAGCCGAAAAGCTTCACAAAACGACAAATTACCGATCGGGAAATTCGGAGAAATGACGCTCGAAATGCTGCCGGAAGATCTTCCCTTCACCGTGTTCCTCCCTTCGGAGAGGGCCTTCGCGCGCGATCTGCGGCTGAGATGGAAGGATAGCTTGTCGCCGGAGAAGATGAACGACACGTACGCGATAATTTCGCGAGTGCTGGGGTTCTCGACGGTGCCGAGGAGTATTGCTTCGGACAGTGTGCCGATTGGGAAGGAGCTGTCGTACGATTCGATATCTGGGTTTACGCTGTGGTTGTCAAAGGAGGAGGACGGGGCGGTGATGGTGAACGGAGTTCGGTCGGAGAGGGTTGATGTGAGGAGGAAGGCGAGCGTGGTGCATGTTATGGATGGGGTTGTCATGGATGCCGAGTTCCAGCAAGCGGTTCAgactgaagaagaagaagactgagtgaaagagaaaagaaaaaaactaacaTCTGCAAATTAACATCATGTTTTAACTTCAAATCCTGTACCCTCCAAAAATTACTCAGAGAAACATATGAATTTGATTTTGTAATTGTTTCGACTTAATTCAATAACGtacttattttctattgatgCTCTCAGATTGAGAAACATTCAAAATCGAATCGTAATGTAAAACCCCTATACTTTTTAAGCACTGGTTGTCTCGTAAACGCACGAGAAATCATGAATCTGAATACTTCAAACGCTATGCGTTTGGAAATAAATGAACGGAAAATCAAGGATCGATATTTCGGCTCCAAATTCATTAGGTTACTAACACGGTTGAAACAAGGCGTcaacaaaggaaaaagaaagaaggaaagcaGCGGAAATTTTAGAATACAAGACGAGTATCTCCATTATCGCTCGAAAACCCGAAAATCATATGTTCGAAAGAAGTGAGCATCGTCTGGGGCATAGCTAGAGATTAGGTTGATTGCTAATGAGGCATGTCCTATGCATCCCTCCAAAACAAACTCGAAATCCATCAAGCGCATCAGTTATCTTCTTCCAACGATGACGCTGCTCAAAAGTCCGAGCCGAACTTAAATACTTCTAGCTTCCAGCCGCAGCTGATACAGCGACTTGTTTAGAGTCTTCTGCCTTTTCGTGCTCCTTATTGTGCATCTGAAATAATCCAAAATTTTCACAATAAAATCGTAATGAGCAGACAAAGAATGATGTCGTCCCTTGTATTAATGTAAAAGAGGAATCCTAATGATAAAGTAATACATTCATGGAAATGCATCTCACCTTGTTGTTGATCAAGTTGTGAAGCGCGATAACACTTCGGATGAGGGATGAAAGATAAAtaaccaacatcatatcatttgtTTTCACTGCGCATGACAACAAGAACATGAACTCTCTAACAAAAGAAGCATTTGCACAAGAACAAATCTAACCAAAAAGCGGTTTATGCGAAAGGTTGGTTACCGGAAAAGGCCTTGACCAAATCAGAAACATTAAGATTTGGAAGTAGATTGAACACATCCTGCAAGAattttgaatggtgaaataAGAAAAAGTACCGAGTTTGACAGTGAAATTGTCAATAGGCGGCAAATATATAGAAGAACCATATTTCGTTGTGGAGCTACAAAAGTTAGATATAGATCAAACTTGCACCAAAACCTCATAAAAGATGGAGAGATATCAGATTATGGCTTGTAATATGTATATGGTAAGCCAAAGCCAGACCTGTAGGTGGTACAATATCTCGTGGTTTAATGGGAGCTTGCCATCAATAACAAGGTCGAGATAACCCCGAATCTCTTTAAGTCTTGCTTCCAATCCCTTCAAACCTGTGAGTTTCCCTGTAACCTGTACAAGGATAGGATACTAAGTTTTTTGTATTGCCTGTTATACTCATAAGAAACTCTAATCATTTCAACAACATACACCGGTCCACACACATCCATATTCACAGACATGCATGTCtgtttgtgagtgaataaaaagagaaaatgcTAAATAAAAATCTAATAAAACCGAACCTCTGTTGCAAGAGTGCTGATGGTTGTATCCTTTACGTCTCTAAGCAAGTGTTCCACTCCTGTTAAAGGGAAAAATGGTAAATAAAAACCATACATAGGATCAAATTGACACACACCAACACACAAAGGAAagcaaaaattaaaatgtgaaTGCAATAAGTTAGAAGTCATTCCAATCAATGTTAAAATAAAGGAGGGCATACCAATTTCCTCAACTTCATGGGCAGCAATTTCAGAAGGCGCATGAACAAACACCTTCTGACTTTTCTGGGTAGCATTCTGTACCCATACCGAAATGTTAATTCAAGTTTGTAGCATTAAAACCAGATTTCAAGTTAAGAAAAGCAATGTAAAAAAATTGTGATTCTACCTCTTTAACCTCTTCAACAGCACagtaagcttttgtgggtattCCCAGCTCCTTAGGTTGGACATCTATAATGACCAAGACAGGATTTGGAACATAGCTGAAAATCAAAAGGAAAACATGATATAGGGGgaaaaaaaagataattattaacGAAAGTATAAGAAAGGGAAGTATGTGCCTGTAGATGAATGCTAAATTTAATAATGTTCCGCCACGATAGAGATAAAAAAGTAAATAAGTATGCCAGAATATTTCAACTGTTTTATTAAATGCAACCTACAGGTATAGTGCTTCTTCGTAACCAACCATCAATAGTTTACAGATAACTGATGCACAACCTCAAAATTTCCATAATCTCAGCCATCTTAGTTACCGTTTTTACCAAACTTCAAGTTACACCAACAAAATGGTATAACACAATGAGGAgtaaagagataaaaaaaaagaaggggagAACCGGAAGAAGTGCCCTTTTGCTTCTTCTAGTTTTAGTCAATGGAGGACTTAGTTTCTCCAATCTCAGTGTGAGCAATATGAACCTTACACGTCTCAGTTTATCTCCATGAAGTCCCTCAAATTAGTTTTGTTGACCAGACTTGTTATAACTTATAGGAAGCATTCATGATATTCATAGCCTAATGGAATCTCAGGACCAAGTAGCACTGTTTGCATAGAGTTGATAAACTTACTCATTAAATAAACCGTGAATGTCCAAGTCATTTTCTCGCAATTTGGGACCTGTGCTGTACCATCCCACAACATGCTCCTTAGCTGGAAAAAATGATGTGTCAATCTTTACATCATAACATATAATTTATGTATTGGAAATAAGAGATATAGTCTTGACTAGTACCATTTATTCTCTTCGCCATGGAATACATGGCTTCGTGGTAGTTGTGATCAAGAAACCAGATACTTGGGTCCTTGTCATCTTCTTCAAACGGCACTGTGAATAGAAATTCATGTATTACATGCGTTAAAAGTAATGTGCTTGAACTCGAAACATAAAAGGTTTtagaataaaaattataaaataaaacatggaAAGGCAAAATAAGAAATCTTCTAGTTAATAAGAGCACAAACCAAACTAACAAGTTAAATTTAAGGGTAAAAGCATGTAATTCGAGGCTGACGCTACATCACAATCTCTCGGAAAACCAATAAGCAATACTCGAAGTCAAAACAGTACAAGAACGCATGTATAGAGACTAGCAACGAAGGAACCTACAATGCAATAGGAAGCTGAAATAGAAAGCATATCGTGCCGTACATACACTAATACATCTCCAAATTGCACGGGTCTACGCATTCGGAAAGCAAATAAAGCACAAATATTTGCACATTTATGCTTCAAAGACATCAGTACCTCCGAGTTCAAACCGATACGAATTATCAAATTGCATTACTTTTACCTTTTCTACATCTAAATTTTGAAACTTGGTCTAAATTACGTGAGTACTAATTCATATATCAGCATACAAATGCAAGATAAATTAGTTCAGCCAATTTAATTTCAAGCTCAAAGCAGCAAATATATAGAGCCTAAGGACCAATTTTCTCACTGAGCAAACAATAATTCACCACAGCCGGagcaaaattcaaattcaaaacttccttaatcagataaaaaaaaatcgaaaattcaaaaaaattatttaaaaataaataaaagcaaaCGAGATCCACACAGAGCCGAGAAGCAGAAGGAGTAAAAGAGCGAGAATTAAACGAACCGGCGTAGCTGTTGGTTACGTCGACGGTGCCCTTGAACGACGAGCCGAGCAGAACTCCGACGACGCGCTTGCGACTGTCTTTGGCGACCCTGTTGTAGTTGTCGACGATGCTGAGCAGAACCAGCGGGTGAACTATCACCTTCTCGATCGGCCTCGACGAGATTTGCTGCGTTTTGATCACATCCATTGCTGGATTTCTTCCGCTTTCTCTGAATTTTCCTGCTTTTTTGCGGCAATTTTTGAGTTAGCTTCTTCTGCAGGAaacctgtctctctctctctctataatttGTCTGTAAAAAGCTCCGTGCTTGCTCGGCTGTTCTCTCTCCTTTCGGTTGAACCTGGTAATATTATATGTGAAatacttttgtttgtttttggagCAATGAGTTGGGCTCCAAAGCCCATGTTGTGACAGCTGAGCCCACGATTCATGGGCTTTATTACGGTGGACTACATTGCTTTTGGGCCTTTTGcaaattgtttttatttcttttatttttaagaattttaacgaaaatctctcggtactgttcacttaacgaaaaaccacatttttacactaaaaattcaatCCTGGTACcatcactttaccctttattttgtccttatcgttaaaactcaaaatttttatgccattttcattagtttttcttttattttttttttgggcttt
Proteins encoded in this region:
- the LOC126629903 gene encoding uncharacterized protein LOC126629903, which translates into the protein MLLKFFHHLRLFQPSSQLLDCRKLELDLSSNSISAESNAFPAAASPDPDRPEPQTMSRTRILRNPIVFVFGFVSISCFLILTISILRLPDIPIGPYAATKTSRKASQNDKLPIGKFGEMTLEMLPEDLPFTVFLPSERAFARDLRLRWKDSLSPEKMNDTYAIISRVLGFSTVPRSIASDSVPIGKELSYDSISGFTLWLSKEEDGAVMVNGVRSERVDVRRKASVVHVMDGVVMDAEFQQAVQTEEEED
- the LOC126629899 gene encoding 26S proteasome non-ATPase regulatory subunit 7 homolog A-like: MDVIKTQQISSRPIEKVIVHPLVLLSIVDNYNRVAKDSRKRVVGVLLGSSFKGTVDVTNSYAVPFEEDDKDPSIWFLDHNYHEAMYSMAKRINAKEHVVGWYSTGPKLRENDLDIHGLFNDYVPNPVLVIIDVQPKELGIPTKAYCAVEEVKENATQKSQKVFVHAPSEIAAHEVEEIGVEHLLRDVKDTTISTLATEVTGKLTGLKGLEARLKEIRGYLDLVIDGKLPLNHEILYHLQDVFNLLPNLNVSDLVKAFSVKTNDMMLVIYLSSLIRSVIALHNLINNKMHNKEHEKAEDSKQVAVSAAAGS
- the LOC126629895 gene encoding uncharacterized acetyltransferase At3g50280-like, with protein sequence MPSSDSPMSLIISKCTVFPDLPSSLDDLPLSVSDLPMLSCHYIQKGLLFPLPPYPIIPSTLIPLLKSSLSQTLSRFPPLAGRLTTYSTGHVYITCNDAGADFIHASAPSLSIRDVLGPADVPDCVKELFAFDRTISYTGHHNAILAVQVTELNDAVFIGCSVNHAVTDGTSFWNFFNTFAELCRASSLSPNENYNYKKLTITRQPDFSRNSVLISPAVLRFPDGGPKVTFNVDEPLRERIFCFSREAIQKLKARTNNKKWSENEDVLLSAVEILGKQSNDPYQNNDNGARVTSIIENWFQTSNANSKTTAEISSFQSLCALLWRSVTRARNLPSSQTTTFRMAVNCRHRLEPKLDAFYFGNAIQSIPTYATAGEVLSHDTKWCAEQLNKGVKAHDNDGVRGVIEDWERNPRVFPLGNFDGAMMTMGSSPRFPMYDNDFGWGRPMAIRSGRANKFDGKISAFPGREGGGSVDLEVVLAPDAMAGLETDSEFMQYVSS